In one window of Streptomyces griseus subsp. griseus DNA:
- a CDS encoding asparaginase, which translates to MTSTDASAAIAPAPPVLAEVVRSGFTEGHHRGALVLLAADGSVEYALGDPAAPVFPRSSNKPMQAAAILRAGLELSGERLALAAASHSGEPFHLELVRKMLAEHGLSTDDLQTPPDLPLDPVAAEAYLAAGHVRERITMNCSGKHAAMLAVCVRNGWDTASYLDPAHPLQLLVGQVVAEAAGEPVASLGTDGCGAPLMAIGLTGLARAFRSFVLAEPGSAERRVADAMRAHPEYVAGTRRPDTWLMSEVPGTLSKMGAEAVQAVALADGRALAFKIDDGATRALGPVLARALELLGVDSPVVARIGRSPLLGGAVEVGEIRATF; encoded by the coding sequence TGCCGCGATAGCCCCCGCCCCGCCCGTGCTGGCCGAGGTCGTGCGGTCCGGGTTCACCGAGGGCCACCACCGCGGGGCGCTGGTCCTGCTCGCCGCCGACGGGAGCGTGGAGTACGCGCTCGGCGACCCCGCCGCCCCGGTCTTCCCCCGGTCCTCCAACAAGCCGATGCAGGCCGCCGCGATCCTCCGGGCGGGCCTTGAGCTGTCCGGGGAGCGGCTGGCGCTGGCCGCCGCGAGCCACTCCGGGGAGCCCTTCCACCTCGAACTCGTACGGAAGATGCTCGCCGAGCACGGGCTGTCCACCGACGACCTCCAGACCCCGCCCGACCTGCCGCTGGACCCGGTCGCCGCCGAGGCCTACCTCGCGGCCGGGCACGTACGCGAGCGGATCACCATGAACTGCTCCGGCAAGCACGCCGCCATGCTCGCCGTCTGCGTCCGCAACGGCTGGGACACCGCGAGCTACCTCGACCCCGCCCACCCGCTCCAGCTCCTCGTCGGCCAGGTCGTGGCCGAGGCGGCGGGCGAGCCGGTCGCCTCGCTCGGCACCGACGGCTGCGGCGCCCCGCTGATGGCGATCGGGCTGACCGGTCTGGCCCGCGCCTTCCGGTCCTTCGTCCTGGCCGAGCCGGGCAGCGCCGAGCGCCGGGTCGCGGACGCCATGCGCGCCCACCCGGAGTACGTGGCGGGGACCCGGCGCCCGGACACCTGGCTGATGAGCGAGGTCCCCGGGACGCTCTCCAAGATGGGCGCCGAGGCCGTGCAGGCGGTGGCGCTGGCCGACGGGCGGGCCCTCGCCTTCAAGATCGACGACGGGGCGACCCGGGCCCTCGGCCCGGTCCTGGCCCGCGCCCTGGAGCTGCTCGGCGTGGACTCCCCCGTGGTAGCCCGGATCGGGCGTTCGCCGTTGCTCGGCGGGGCGGTCGAGGTCGGGGAAATTCGCGCGACATTCTGA
- a CDS encoding TetR/AcrR family transcriptional regulator, whose translation MVMSGERSGDGNGSGSVAGVVGRERADQVVPPRVSLRERKRQLTYRAISDAAIAMFLERGFDKVSVAEVAAAADISKPTLFRYFPAKEDLALLRFADHEDEAARVVGGRAPGETPLGALRRHFLAGLDRRDPVTGLCDHPQVLAFHRLLYGTPALVARLYAYQGRFETALARTLGSGVTARLAAGQIIAVLRILAEENWRRIDAGESADAVYAGAVQSAEEAFVQLRRGLEREGRGV comes from the coding sequence ATGGTCATGAGCGGAGAGAGGTCCGGCGACGGGAACGGAAGCGGAAGCGTCGCCGGAGTGGTGGGGCGGGAGCGTGCGGATCAGGTGGTCCCGCCCCGGGTCAGTCTGCGGGAGCGGAAGAGGCAGCTGACGTACCGGGCGATCTCCGATGCCGCGATCGCCATGTTCCTGGAGCGGGGCTTCGACAAGGTCTCCGTGGCGGAGGTGGCGGCCGCGGCGGACATCTCCAAGCCGACGCTCTTCCGGTACTTCCCCGCCAAGGAGGACCTGGCGCTGCTCCGGTTCGCCGACCACGAGGACGAGGCGGCCCGGGTGGTCGGCGGCCGGGCCCCCGGCGAGACCCCGCTGGGCGCGCTGCGCCGGCACTTCCTGGCCGGCCTGGACCGCCGCGACCCGGTGACCGGTCTCTGCGACCATCCCCAAGTGCTGGCGTTCCACCGCCTGTTGTACGGCACCCCGGCGCTGGTGGCCCGCCTGTACGCGTACCAGGGCCGCTTCGAGACCGCCCTCGCCCGCACCCTCGGCAGCGGGGTGACCGCACGGCTGGCGGCCGGACAGATCATCGCCGTCCTGCGGATCCTGGCCGAGGAGAACTGGCGCCGGATCGACGCGGGGGAGAGCGCGGACGCGGTGTACGCGGGCGCGGTGCAGTCCGCCGAGGAGGCGTTCGTGCAGCTGCGGAGGGGGCTGGAGCGGGAGGGGCGGGGGGTCTAG
- a CDS encoding GNAT family N-acetyltransferase, translating into MSLDLRAPTASHYPDWLRSLRNGFLTAGAPSEEDVAERLADTDLSRLQGAFDAGRCVATFRSFAQRLTVVGGATVAADAISGVTVAPTHRRRGLLSRMMATDLAAARERGEVVATLIAAEYPIYGRFGFGPATWAAEWEVSVHRAGLDPRRSGQPADGGRIEMVDGADVRKYGPELHTRLAALRPGVVSRSERWWRLRTGAAPSPAHEQWTEPFYVIHRDADGEVDGLMVYGTDDKWGDAKQPLNTATVRDLIALTPAAERALWHFLCSVDWITTVRSGYRAPDDLLPQLLPDPRAARTVTHADWLWLRLLDVERALEARGYERAASLVLDVRDGGGVAEGRFLLDVSPEGARCTPTTRSADLALGAGELASLYLGDESVRRLVDLGRAEELRTGAAGTADAIFRTGRRPWCPDIF; encoded by the coding sequence ATGAGCCTCGATCTCCGTGCCCCCACCGCGTCGCACTACCCGGACTGGCTGCGGTCGCTGCGGAACGGTTTCCTGACGGCCGGTGCACCGAGCGAGGAGGATGTCGCCGAGCGGCTGGCCGACACCGATCTCTCCCGTCTCCAGGGCGCGTTCGACGCGGGGCGGTGCGTGGCGACGTTCCGCTCGTTCGCCCAGCGGCTGACCGTGGTGGGCGGTGCCACCGTGGCGGCCGACGCGATCAGCGGGGTGACGGTGGCGCCGACGCACCGCCGTCGCGGGCTGCTCAGCCGGATGATGGCCACGGATCTGGCGGCGGCCAGGGAGCGCGGCGAGGTGGTCGCCACGCTGATCGCCGCCGAGTATCCGATCTACGGGAGGTTCGGCTTCGGCCCCGCCACCTGGGCCGCCGAGTGGGAGGTCTCCGTCCACCGCGCCGGCCTCGACCCGCGCCGGTCGGGGCAGCCGGCGGACGGCGGCCGGATCGAGATGGTGGACGGCGCCGACGTCCGTAAGTACGGCCCCGAGCTGCACACCCGGCTGGCGGCGCTGCGCCCCGGCGTCGTCAGCCGCAGCGAGCGCTGGTGGAGGCTGCGGACGGGGGCGGCGCCCTCTCCGGCCCACGAGCAGTGGACCGAACCGTTCTACGTCATCCACCGCGACGCGGACGGTGAGGTCGACGGCCTGATGGTCTACGGCACCGACGACAAGTGGGGCGACGCCAAGCAGCCCCTGAACACCGCGACCGTACGGGACCTGATCGCCCTCACCCCGGCGGCCGAGCGGGCGCTGTGGCACTTCCTCTGCTCGGTCGACTGGATCACCACCGTCCGCTCCGGCTACCGCGCCCCCGACGACCTGCTGCCCCAGCTGCTCCCCGACCCCCGGGCCGCCAGGACGGTCACGCACGCGGACTGGCTCTGGCTGCGGCTGCTGGATGTGGAGCGCGCGCTGGAGGCTCGTGGTTACGAGCGTGCGGCGTCGCTCGTCCTGGACGTCCGGGACGGCGGGGGAGTGGCCGAGGGGCGCTTCCTGCTGGACGTCTCGCCCGAGGGCGCCCGCTGCACACCGACCACCCGGAGCGCCGATCTGGCCTTGGGCGCCGGGGAGTTGGCGTCCCTCTACCTCGGCGACGAGTCGGTGCGCCGTCTGGTGGACCTGGGGCGGGCGGAGGAGCTGCGGACCGGGGCGGCGGGGACGGCGGACGCCATCTTCCGTACGGGGCGGCGGCCTTGGTGCCCGGACATCTTCTGA